The Procambarus clarkii isolate CNS0578487 chromosome 15, FALCON_Pclarkii_2.0, whole genome shotgun sequence genomic interval ctggacctgtagctccagcctccctctactggcagggggttgctgctggtcctgtagcgttagccctcccccctctactggcagagggttggtgctggacctgtagctccagcaacctactactggcaggtggttggtgctgcaccagtagctccagcccccctctactggcatggggttggtgctggcattgtttcagaagtttgttggcagtttcaaggcttcagtctcttcgaagccagcagtggtctgtttattttcactgtcctcctggatgctttcccggtagattggtggagtgtcacccgctctctgtgcctcttgtgagggatggggggggccaggatcccgggttcaatagaggatcacAGGTTTAATCATCATGGAGGACAGAAAAGGTtcccatgtttcctttcacctgatctgTTCATCTGTTCACTTACCAGAATATATTTATCCAGGAGTTAGACAAATATTTTAGATCGTATTGTGGATTGTATGTTAAGGAAAGTCAGTAGTAGAACTTGGGGAACCTCGGTAAACCTAAGAACAAACTTCCTCTTCTCAAAACGCAATTCATTATCTTGAGATATgacctatgagagaaaataaaaaacttactgttaattgcttctgggggatctgtccagtgatttcctgaacttttTTCATGATGCTGGTGGCTGTGTCTCCCAGGTATACGggttcagctgtggcacctgtctctgtggtcatcatctccagggcctccctgatggtctcctgcacctgtcattaccaacacaaacattaatggtggaggctgagtctcccaggtgtacggggtcagctgtggcacctgtctctgtggtcatcatctccagggcctccctgatggtctcctgcacctgtcattaccaacacaaacattaatggtggcggccgagtctcccaggtgtatggggtcagctgtggcacctgtctctgtggtcatcatctccaagggcctccctgatggtttcctgcacctgtcattaccaacacattaatggtggaggccgagtctcccaggtgtatggggtcagctgtggcacctgtctctgtggtcatcatctccaggggcctccctgatggtgtcctgcacctgtcattaccaacacaaacattaatggtggaacctggactataatgaagcatcaggctctgagtaaagtaactggactataatgaagcatcaggcatttagtaaagtaactggattataatgaagcatcaggctctgagtaaggtaactggactataatgaagcatcgggcattaagtaaagtaactggattataatgaagcatcaggctctgagtaaagtaactggactataatgaagcatcagaatgagtaaagtaatttgacaacataagtaattttgtttctctacactgaccacagtgtagagaaacaccaagatgacagttgactttattaataacaatgtttcaggtgttaaagcaaaaagtttcctatctatgaagtcaactctcatcttgatgtgtctccatgtcaaaagtgtttatatagaggcaatactacactcagttgggtgagaacaatgtgaccttcagcagcgtaccttcactgaggtgtggacagtcttgacatctgggaagagtgTCTGGCATTTCTGGAGCCAATCTTCTACCTTCATGCTGCACTCATCAGCAAGGTCTATGGTTGTGTCAACCTTCTgtggggtgttgactgtgtcgaAGCTTCCCAACATGGCCTGTAGCTgtgtcttcccttcctctccttgtgttgtcatatcctccacactggtatcctccagttccaagagcttcattgctgacttgttctgctctaccagagcatagagtctgttctggagctggaggtggtgagtcttccagtcccccagctgcccccggtactcccccagctgggacaaTACCTCTTCACAGCTAATAATGAGGGTGCTGAtgatgctcttctgctcctgcaccagggaATGTAACTTCTTACTGATGCCTCTGGCGGGACCTTCATAAGGTTTTGCTGGCACTACTTCCTCAGCTGTTAGCTGGATATTTTTGAGTTTCCTAACAAATGCCTCCACAGCATagctaattgggaactgagtagcagctgtggcagcgtgctcggcacggcagctggggcaggtcagctgaccattcttgatagcattgtcaatacactgggagcagaatgtgtggccacacggcagtgtgcgaggccgtagctgattgtcatcataatcgttaaaacacactgaacattcctctggtttgttatcctgtggaaaaaAATATTTGGTTAAGCAAGAAGAATTTAGAACAAAAAGTAATATTACAGTACTGTCCTGTATTTACCGATACAAATTACATAATATTTACATAATTTCTTTGTACAGAGGAGCCTCGGTATTTGCACTGCTCATAATTCGCACTTTTCGGTACTCAGACGCTGTGTTCATGTTCGGTATTCGTCTGTTTGCATTCAGATGTAAACACGCGTCCCTGATGCATCAGTTTCACCATAGCTGTTGTTCAGTGCACAACCTACTACACTTTTCTCTAGGATATTTTTTATATTCTTATTGTAAATAAGTCACCATGTCATCTATGAAAGTTTGTGATATGAGCCAATCAAAAAGAATAACGGTTAGAATCACGATACAGATAAAGAAAGAACTCACAGCTAAATATGAGAGTGGTACCTGAGTGTCAACTCTTGTTACAGAGTTTGGTATGCCTAACTCTAGTTCTCTATTAAAAGAAATGTGTGCAAAATGAGGGAAAGTGCCAACCTTTCCTTGAAATTATCATCTTGACAAACAATGTTATAAATCTGTTGAATGACAATGCTATGTCTCAATTTAAAAACATTTTAATGCACAGGCAAAAACAATCATCCTTGGACAAGTTTCTTGTAATGAAAGCATTCAGTGAGTGTAATGAGGGAAACAGAAAAAGACAGAAAAGAGAAAGAACATCAGAAGCACAACTTCCAGAAGTTTTAATGTTAGGGAACTCCCCTGCCAAAGAACAtctctcttcctctgcctcaCTAGTTTCCACATATGCCATCAACTCTCCGAAATACAGGTAAAGTGTAGTGTGTTAGCATTTATTCCATTTAATTATTGTATAACTATACAGTATTTATTTTTGTGGCTTGGACCTGATTAATCCATTATACATTATTCTTTACTAGTTGTAATTGGCCACGCATTGTtgtggctcaacaacgcatgtacgttgttgagccacagcaaccttcccctgtctcccagtcctccccaccattctccagtcccctcatccttccaaccattcctcactcccgcgtcccctcgtcctcccaaccattccccacttccctgtcccctagtcctccccaccatctcctcctaaccattccccactccaccatccctttGGCCTCCTAACCATCCCTCACTCCAACTCATCCGCCCGATAATTCCCCCCCTCCTCCGTCCCCCTATCTTCTTCaccatcacccactccccctgtcctcttgtgctccccaccattctccattccccggtCCCCAtgtcaccatccccaactcccccatcccctcatccttcccatcattaccccctcccctgtcccccctcaccatccccccccacttccgttccctcgtcctccccaccattccccactccctcgtctaatgcattcccaaatgatctgatgttcccattagaaaattaggaacatcaaatgatctgatgttctcatcactgaaatataagaaaaacagttaaaaaaacaaaacaaaatgaaaaacaaacaaaaaaaaacaatctatactcacaaaattaacagaatgataaaacacagctcaattccaatgtcatgtcacacaaaataattactgTAGACActtgattatccgggattcgaatatCCGGAAAACACCCTTATACGGTCAAaatcgtgaccggataaagttatctcaatatccggccaaaatgtccaTAGGAGCCAGAAAATCAGGCGTTTGTCCGGATAAAAATCTAGGCCGGTTAACTTGCTGCCGATGTTGCAATATCCGGACAGTCAGCCAGACAAGGAATGAATTGTCCGGATATGAAAGCCAGGCCGCGggccgtaccgtattaatcccgtatggctgtggctcgaggcgcatggtgtagtcgggggtggggtgggtgggttgtgTCGGGGGAGAGGGGAGCGTTGGGAAGGACCACCTGGGGGGATAAGGGGGATGTGGAGCGGCCTATACACTACGGTACagtaattaccattaattttagaacaattcatcatagccaaaaacaaaagaaatactagaatactaaatattttttccagtgttctgacatcaattttcgtgttacgtcttccattttggtatcaaattgtgcgcaatctaaaggcgcatattttaaaactagtcccataataataaaacaataaatagaatttgaacaaatattttaacttttggacactttttaacgctcatcaccacaaaattatttatatctttccagtgttctgacatcaattttcatgttacgtctttcattttggcatcaaattgtgtgcaatctaaaggtgctcattttgaaaccacacccagattgatcagttaaaatttaaatttttaacaaatattttaatggatGATTTCAGATCGCGTCATCCGAGACGGCCCAGGAGAAAAACGGATGTCACTGGAAAGCGACATCGAAGCGTGAAAGTgttattaatacactcaccaaaaCAGGTTAGTGACAACTGTTGTGAGCCACCAGTCCCTCATAATATCCACCTCACCCAGTATGAGAGTTATAGTATTCCATACTTATACCCTGTTTGGACTGGCTTATAACCCATTAATATGCAATACAGCATGTGTAGTTAGGTAGGTAGTACTGAATTTATAAGTGTTTCAGGCTCTCCAGACAACAGTATTAACAAAAACTCCATGATTTGTTCATCATCAGCTCTACTGAACTGCCTGAAGAACAAGAAGGTCAAAACTGTTCAAGTGTAGCCCATCAACTGATTAGATCAGAGATAAACTTTAATGATACTATTAAATCTATCagaatagataaaaacaatcaccacagcaccagacagatGCTCACTAAACTAGCTTATCCCAATGATAAGTAAGACCTCATTCAATCAGCTACAAATATAAAACCAAcctttatattaatgagtgccttaccaagcagtgttgatcctcctctacagactgcatcatattCACAAACAAAACTCaaatcttatcaagcagtgctacaccaggaatggaacgatcattgctaAGAAAGAACAGGCAAAAGACATGAAATCAAGTGTCCAACAATTACTAACTTTCTTTGTTGATTGTGACAGAACTGGAAGTCAGCGAACTTCCAATGTCATtgctgagagtaacacatgagtgaccaagccttacctagcctaatcatatttaaatttgtttatatttgtatatatttatatttattgtatatattttattgtatatattatatatagtatatattgtatatatttatatttttatattttttatatttgctTTTTTTATATTTGTATATTAGTTACTAAAGGCTTCTTTATATTATTGGCTTCATTTACATGTAATTTATCCTCTTATAATTGTTACTACAAACACTTCAATTTTATAAAATGTAATAATTCTTTCAATGCTTAATTTGTCTAGTTATCTGATTCTTAGCTTAAAATATTTGCAACTTACCCAATTATCTCTTACTATTAAGACTTCCATTTCACAAAATTTTATGAACCTTGAACTCTTAATTTGTCAATGTATCTGAATCCTTAATTCATTACtttgtgaattaaaaaaaaaacatttaatttCTCACTTATATATCAGTCCATTAATATTAGCTACTAGTCTTGTTTGTTGTCTAATATTCCAGTATTGTTAATGGATTCTTAAGCTTTAAGTACATCAACGTCTCCA includes:
- the LOC138365149 gene encoding uncharacterized protein produces the protein MMDNKPEECSVCFNDYDDNQLRPRTLPCGHTFCSQCIDNAIKNGQLTCPSCRAEHAATAATQFPISYAVEAFVRKLKNIQLTAEEVVPAKPYEGPARGISKKLHSLVQEQKSIISTLIISCEEVLSQLGEYRGQLGDWKTHHLQLQNRLYALVEQNKSAMKLLELEDTSVEDMTTQGEEGKTQLQAMLGSFDTVNTPQKVDTTIDLADECSMKVEDWLQKCQTLFPDVKTVHTSVKVQETIREALEMMTTETGATAEPVYLGDTATSIMKKVQEITGQIPQKQLTVEDLRRRMREPVKRLMEAGRVLAVQEDQDGRRSARITLQDGQLYLHPLLRQPTPAHAHTLQESEVVGVLEPSCTLAFLDLGWAGSTRGRVTIRLTPDTPLARQFVLLCTGQRGHTYRNTKLLNVEYKGGPGEWVEGGDYESNDGEGGAPLLPDLQGQYRETGRAGDVWARWGPGGPRCAQFVITTRDLQDGFPWPNVFGDVVSGLDVVRAAVKHSDITEVTVVDCGVVLPL